GCCGTAATGACGGCATGCGCCGTTTCCATGCCCTCGCCCCAGCCTCCATCCTTCACAGCCGTCACCAGGCCGAGCAGACCCGACTTGAAAAGCGCTTCGAAATTGCCGGCGGCGAATTCCCCGCTTTTGTCGTGGTCAGCCGCCGTCTGGCTGAAATCTTCGGCCAGCGCGGCTGCGATGGCAACGGGGCTGGATTGCTGCTCCGGCGGGCGCGGAACGGTGGATAAAGCCCCACTCATGCCACCGCCCTCTCACTTGCCGTCACGAAACGGGTGTCGGTCCACGCAGCAAGATCGAAGTCGTTTTCAAGGAAACCCCATTGATGCAGGAAATCCTTGTAATGGCCGACAGCGGCCACGAGCTCCGCATCAAGGCCGAGGCCAAGATGGCGGTGAACCTCCGGCCCGTTGGCGGCCAGAACCTGTTCTTCCGTGGCGCCGGCCTCCCGCGCGATGAAACGGCGCGTCTCTTCCGGATGCTGCTCCGCCCAGAGCGAGGCTTTGCGAATAGCGCCAACCAGCCGCTCCACCAGATCGGGACGCTCGTCTGCAAGACGCCCATCAACCGTCAGCACCCGGGGAGAGCCGGAGTTGATGCGGATTTTCGGATCGGGGTGAAAGCCGAATTCCACCACCTGCACGGCCCCTATCAGATTGGCAGCAGCAATACCTGCCGTTCCCTTGACGAAAATCGCATCGACCTCGCCCCGCAGCAGCGCGATGATCTCCTCACCAAAGGACTGCCGGCGCTTCAGGCCGAAAAGCGACGGCCCCTCCTGCGAGGCCAGCACCGAATCCGCAATGACGATGTCAGTCAGTTCGACATCCTCAACCCCCAGCCCTTGCAATGAAAGCGCGGAGACAATGCCCTTCAGCGCCGTCGCCCGCATGAAATCGACAATGCCTTCCGGTCGCCGTGGCACACCGAAACGACGGCCGACAAGATCGGCAAGCGAGCGGATGCCGCTCTCCGGCAGGGTGATGATCGCCTGAAATTCATCCGTCCAGGTAATGCCGACAAGACGCGTATTGCGCCCTTCCGAACGGGCGCGGATGGGCGGCACATTGCCGCCATGGCGGAAGGACCATTCCAGCGTGTGGTTGAAATGGCTTTGGCGAACCGAACGGTCAGGCGAATCGATGATGGATTTCAGCGCGATGCCGACCTCCTCGAAGGTCTGCCCGAGATAACCGAGCTGCGCCGCTAGCCCCACGGGCGTGGGCACCGGGCAGCGTGTGTACCAGATTTCAGAAAGTGTCGTGCTCATGGCTTTGGCCTCGATGAAAGGGAAAAATACCGGCTCCCGCAAAAAGGGGAGCCGGGTCTGGCGAGACAATCAGGATGCGGCGATATGCGCGAAGGCGAGGCTTCCCGCGACACCTTCGGCGCCGATGGTGTGATCGGCGATGCGCTTGTTGAAGATGGTGATTTCAGGTGCTGCGACGATGTCGATCGCCGGCACGTCCTCAACGAGGATCTGCTGGATTTCCTTCCATTGCGCCACGCGCTTGTCCGGATCGATCTCGATGGCGGCGGCTTCAAGCAGCGCATCCACCTTCGGATTGCTGTAGGCTGCACCATTGGAGAAAGGCACACCCTTCTTGAAGTTCTTTGACCAGTAAAGCCGCTGCACGCCGACGGTCGGATCGAAGAGATTGCTCATGCCCTCATAAGCAAAGTCGAAATCGCGATCCGTGTAGATACGTTTGGTATATGTGGCGAAATCCTGCGTGCGCACCGTCACATCCACGCCGACCTTTGCCAGCGCCTGACGGATGTAGTCCGCACCGCGCGGATAGGCCTCGGTGCTTGGCACGTAATCGAGATTGAGCTTGAAACGGATGCCATCGGCACCGCGCTTGTATCCGGCCTCATCCAGCAGCGCTTCCGCCGCCTTCAGGTCGATCGGATAGGTTTTCAGATCATTCACGAACCATTTCGTCAGCTTCGGATTGATCGGACCCGCGATCGTCGCGCCATAACCGAAATTGACCGTGTTGAAGATGACGTTGCGGTCGATCACATGCGCGAAAGCGCGGCGGACACGCACGTCTTTAAAGACATCCTTTTCGAGGTTGAATTCCACGCGGCTGATCGAATTGGTATATTGATAGCCATTGGTGTCGAAGCCGAGGCTCGGCAATTCCTTCAAGCGGTCAAGATCGCTATAGGCGACCGGCGTGCTGGGGGCGAGATCGATCTCTCCGGTTTCGATGGCGATGGCGCGGGCCGATGCATCCGGAATGAAGCGGACGATCAGCCTGTCGAGATAGGGGCGCGGCGCATCCCAATAATCCGCATTACGCTCAAAAACGATATGGCTGCCGCGCACCCACTCCTTGAACTTGAACGGGCCGGTGCCGATGGGTGCGAGGTTGACCGGATTTTCGGTGACTTTCGTGCCCTCATAAAGGTGCTTGGGTACGATGGGCGTTTCGGCGGCGGCAAGTGCGGTGATTAGGTATGGCGCGGGTTTGGAAAGAACCAGAACCGCCGTCAGCTCATTGGGCGTCTCGACCGCGGTAAGGTTCAGGAATGTATTGCGACCACGCGGATGCACTTCCTTGATGGTGCTGATGGAGAAAGCCACATCGGCGGAGGTGAACGGCTTGCCGTCGTGCCATTTCACACCGGGCCGCAGATTGAAGGTATAACGCAGTCCATCCGCGCTCACGTCCCAGGATTTAGCCAAGAGCGGCTTGGGATTAAGATCAAAATCATAGGTCAGCAGACCCTCGGTAACCTTGGGCGATATATAGACGGAGTTATAGGCCGTATGTGCGATCGTCGTCAGCACCGGCGGTTCCGATGAGATCAGCAAGGTGGCCGTGCCGCCGCTTGCAGGCTCTGCCGCGTTGAGCTTCAGCCCCGGCAACGACACCACGCCAAGCGCCACCGACGCCAGCAGAAATCCGCGCCGCGTCGTCTGGTTGAAAATAGTCATGCGATACCCTCTCGTTGATTGAACCGGCGAAAACCCGGCGAAACTGAACGGCTGCGCTTTGAGAGAAGTTTGTTCCGCAGACGAGAGTGGGATTGGCATGAGGAACCAACCATTCTCATTAATGGGAATTATCTTTCTTTTAATGCGCATATTTTGGTAAATTTCAGAAAATAATTCTATTACTCTTTGACAAATTCCATAAAATTAGTCAACTAATGTCCGTGCCTTTGCGGGCTGATTTATGTTTTCTAGATTGCGGACTGGAGCCGATGTCGAATTCGAAAAGAATATTATCGCAGGCGAGACGGGTGGCCATTCAGGCCGTCCCGACGGTTCTCGGTATCGTCATCCTGAACTTCTTCCTGCTGCAGCTGGCACCGGGCGATGCCGCCGATGTGCTGGCGGCGGAAGCCGGTTCGGCAACCGTCGAGACCATGGCCGAAATGCGCTCCCGCTTCGGACTGGACCTGCCGATCGTGCATCAGCTCATGAACTATCTCGGCAATCTCGCGCAGTTCAGCCTCGGTTTTTCGCCGCGCTACGGCATGCCGGTCGCAGACCTCATCGGCCAGCGGCTGCCAGGTACTCTGGCGCTGATGGGCGCCGCCCTTGGCATCGCAATCTTCGTCGGCGTGTTCCTCGGCTCCATCATGGCGCTTTTTTCCGGCAAGCTGCCGGACCGGATCATTTCAATCGGCTCGCTGATCTTTTATTCCGTGCCGGGTTTCTGGATCGGCCTGATGCTTATCCTCACCTTTTCGGTGAAGCTCGGCTGGCTTCCTTCGGGCGGCGACAGCACCATCGGCAGCAGCCTCACCGGTTTCGCCGCCTTTCTCGACAGGTTGCGCTACATCGTTCTCCCCGCCCTTTCGCTGGCGCTTTATTTTCTGGCGATTTATGCCCGCCTCACCCGCGCGGCAATGCTGGAAGTGAAATCTCAGGACTATGTGCGCACGGCACGCGCCAAGGGCGTTTCGCCGTTCCGGCTCATCACACGCCATATTCTGCGCAACGCGCTGATCCCGATAACCACCATGGCTGGCATGCACATTGGCGGCCTGCTGGGCGGCGCTGTCGTGGTTGAAACCGTCTTCAGCTGGCCGGGCCTTGGCCGTCTTGCTTTCGAAGCCGTCATGGCCCGCGATTTCAGCGTGCTGCTCGGCATTCTGCTTCTCTCGTCCCTCGTCGTCATCATTGTCAATGCAGCCGTGGACCTGTTGCAGGCATGGCTCGATCCCCGCATCGGAGAAAGCCGATGAATTCCTCCCATACATCAGCGGTCCTCAACACGGCCGAACTCGGCGCTGAAGAGACCAATCCCAAACCGAAGAAACCGGAAGAAAAAGTCTGGCCCTATATCCACGCGCCGGATGCGCTTTCGGCCCGCTCCGTCTCCGTGCCCCGGCGCGGTCTGCGGCGGGAATTGAAAATTTTCCTGACCAACCCCAACGCCATCGTCGGGCTGCTGTTTCTCGCCACCGTCCTCATCGCCGCGCTGATCGCCCCCTTGATCTACCCCGGCGATCCCCTGGAAATGGTGGCCCGCCCGTTCCTTTGGCCCGGCCAGAATGCCGCCTATCCGCTCGGCACCGATTCCATGGGCCGGGATGTTCTGGCCGGCATCGTCCACGGCGCGCGCATTTCGCTCACCGTCGGTGTCGTCGCCACGCTGATCGGGTTGACGATCGGCATCTCGATCGGCGCTTTCGCCGGTTATTTCGGCGGCGTTATCGACGATATTCTCGTCAAGCTGATCGAAATATTCCAGACATTGCCGAATTTCGTGCTGCTTGTTGTACTCGTCGCCATCGCCCAACCGTCGGTCACTACGGTCACCTCTGCAATCGGCATCATCACATGGCCGCTGGTGGCCCGCCTCACCCGCGCCGAATTCCGCGCCATCCGCGAAAAGGACTATGTGCTCGCCGCCCGCAGCCTCGGTTACGGCCATGCGCGCATCGTCTTTCAGGAAATCCTGCCCAATGCGCTGCCGCCGATCATCGTCACCTCCTCCGTCATGGTGGCGGGTGCGATCCTCATGGAGGCGGCGCTGTCCTTCATGGGACTTGGCGATCCCAACCGCGTTTCCTGGGGTTCTATGATCGGTTCGGGACGCGACGTCATCCGCACCGCCTGGTACTTGACCGCGCTTCCCGGCCTCGCCATCGTTTTCACCGTCATTTCGCTGAACCTCATCAGCGATGGCCTCAACGATGCGCTCAACCCCCGTTTCTCGGAGGAACGCCGATGAGCAAACTGATCGAAGTTCATGATCTCTCCGTCAGCTTCGGCTCGGCCCAGCCGGTCAAAGGCGTCAGTTTCGATGTCAGCCCCGGCGAAATGCTGGCCATCGTCGGCGAGAGCGGCTCTGGAAAATCCCTGACGGCGCTCGGCCTCATTGGCCTGCTGCCCTCACACGCCAAGACCGGTGGGCGAGTTCAGCTCGAGGGCCGCGACCTGCTGCCGCTTTCCGAACGGCAATGGCGCGGCATTCGCGGCCGCGATATCGGCATGATCTTCCAGGAGCCGATGACCTCGCTGAACCCGGTTCTGACGGTCGGCGAACAGATTATCGAAGTCCTGCGCATCCATGAAAAAATCGACCGGCGTCAGGCGCGCAAACGGGCCATCGAGCTTCTCGACCTTGTCAATATTCCCGATGCTGCCCGACGGGTGGATGATTATCCGCACCAGCTTTCCGGCGGCATGCGCCAACGCGTGATGATCGCCATCGGCGTCGCCTGCAATCCGAAACTGCTGATCGCAGACGAAGCGACGACGGCGCTCGACGTGACGATACAGGCGCAGATCCTGCAATTGCTCGACAATCTGCGCCGCGATCTCAATATGGCGGTGATCCTCATCACCCACGATCTCGGCATCGTGGCGCAATGGGCGGACCGGGTGATGGTCATGTATGCCGGCCGCAAGGTGGAAGAGGGTTTGCCGGAACCGGTGTTCTCCAACCCCTACCATCCCTATACGCGCGGGCTGCTTGCCGCTTCGCCACGCGCGGAAGACGGCCAGCATTATCGTGACGGGCCGCTGATCGAAATTCCGGGCTCCATCGTCTCCGCCACCGGCGAGCGCGGCTGCGCCTTCCGGCCACGCTGTCCGAGCGCCCGTGGTTTCTGCGGGCAGTTCGTGCCGCCACTGAGGCCGATTTCGGAAGGCCGCTACGCCGCCTGTCCCTTCGTATTCCCGACATCACAGGAGATATCCGATGACGCTCTTGTCAGTGCATAGTCTCTCCACCCATTATACGGGCGGACGCGGCACCGTGCGCGCCGTCGATGATGTCTCGCTCGACATTGAGGCGGGCGAGACGGTGGCGCTGGTGGGCGAATCCGGCTGCGGCAAATCCTCGCTCGGCAAGTCACTGATGCGGCTGGTCGAACCCTCTTCCGGCAGGATCACCTTCAAGGGCGCTGATGTCACGGCGATGACGTCGTCGCAGCTGCGCGGTATCCGCCGCCGCATCCAGATGATCTTTCAGGATCCCTTCGCTTCGCTCAATCCACGCCAGACGGTTCGCACCATCCTCACCGCGCCGCTCAAGGTGCACGGCATCGGCGACAGGGCGCGCCAGCGCGAAATCGTCGAAGCCATCGTCGCGCAGGTGGGCCTGCCGCCGGACGCGCTCGACCGTTATCCGCATGAATTTTCCGGCGGCCAGCGCCAGCGCATCGGCATTGCCCGCGCGCTGGTTCTGGAACCGGAACTGGTGGTGTGCGACGAGCCTGTCTCGGCGCTCGACCTTTCGATACAGGCACAGATCCTCAACCTGCTGGTGGAGATGAAGAAGCGGCTGTCGCTCTCCTATCTCTTCGTCTCCCACGACCTTTCCGTGGTACGTTATTTCTCCGACCGCGTGCTGGTTATGTATCTCGGCAAGATCGTGGAAAGCGCGCCGACCGCAGAGCTCTGGGCCTCGCCGAAGCACCCTTACACCCGCGCGCTGCTCGCCGCCGTTCCGGATCCCGCCCGCCGCAAACAGGCGGCACCGATTTCCGGTGATCTGCCAAGCCCGCATGATCCGCCAGCCGGCTGCCGGTTTCACACCCGCTGCCCGCTCGCCACCGATCTCTGTCGCGAAAAAGCGCCGGATTACGCCCTTTTCGGCAAGAACCACGCCGTGGCTTGCCACCATGCCCAATAACTTCAAGGAGCAACCATAATGGTCGACTATCGCTATCTCGGACGTAGCGCGCTGAAAGTTTCGCCGCTGAGCCTCGGCACCATGATGTTCGGAGGCCCGACGCCGGATGACGTGGCTTACCGCATCATCGACAAGGCGCGCGAACAGGGCATCAACTTCATCGACACCGCCGACGTCTATCATGACGGCAAGTCGGAAGAAGTCGTCGGCCGCGGCATCAAGGCCAGTCGCGATCACTGGGTGCTGGCGACGAAATTCGTCAACTCCCATACCAAGGGTCCTAATCTCGGTGGGCATTCGCGCAAATGGGTGATCGAGACCGTCGAGAATTCGCTTCGCCGTCTCAACACCGACTACATCGACATCCTCTATTTCCACCGCGCCGTCTTCGACGCGCCGCTGGAAGAGCCGGTGCGCGCCATTGCCGATCTCATCCGCGCCGGCAAGCTGCGCTATTTCGGCGTGTCGAACTTCCGTGGCTGGCGCATTGCCGAAATCTCGCATCTTGCCGACCAGCTTGGCATTGACCGGCCTGTCGCCAGCCAGCCTCTCTACAATATCGTCAACCGCACGGCCGAAGCCGAGCAGCTGCCGGCAGCTAATCATTATGGCCTTGGCGTGGTGTCCTATTCACCGCTCGCACGCGGTGTGCTGACCGGCAAATACCAGCCGGGCGAACAGCCGGGTGCCGATACCCGCGTCGGGCGGGGCGACAAGCGTGTTCTGGAAACGGAATGGCGTCCGGAATCGGTTGAGATCGCCCAGAAGGTCGCGGCCCATGCCGCTTCGAAGGGCGTTTCGGCGGCGGATTTCGCGCTCGCGTGGGTGCTGAACAACAAGTTCGTCACCGCCGCCATCACCGGCCCGCGCACCGAAGAGCACTGGAACAGTTATGTCCGCGCCCTCGATGTGAAGATCGATGCGGAAGATGAAGCGCTGGTCGACAGCCTTGTCACGACAGGCCATCCGTCCACGCCCGGCTTCAACGATCCAAGCCATCCCGTCGAAGGCCGCGTACCGCGCAATGTCGAGCCCGCACCCCGCCCGGCCCTCAAGCCGCGCGCCGTCGCCTGATTACTCACAAAAAGCCTGCGGCGCGACCGTGCCGCAGGCCCTCACATCTGCTCACGGGAAAACCGCAATGTCCACTCCGAAACCACAGACAACCACCACCGATCATTCCGGCGTGCCGAGCCGGGACGAGATTCTGGCCCGGGCAAAGGACATTGCGGTTATCGCGGCCAGGGATGCCGCCCTCCGCGAGCGCCAGCGCGAACTGCCCTTCGACATCTTCGCGCTTATCAAGGAAGCAAAGATCGGTACGCTGCGCGTTCCCGAAGCCAAGGGCGGACCGGGCGGCTCGATTGCGGACTATATTGAGGTTCTGATGATCCTCGGCGAAGCCGACAGCAATATTCCGCACGCGCTGCGCAGCCATTTTAATTTCACCGAAAACCTCGCCCTCGCCCCCATCGAGCTGGAAGACCGGCGGCATCTCGAACAGGTGCTTGCCGGCAAACTCTTTGCGGGCGCCAGCACCGAACAGGGCACCAAGCGCCCGGGCGAAATCACCACACGGCTGAGCGCCGATGGCGACCGCTACCGGCTGAACGGCCGAAAATGGTATGCGACCGGCACCGCCTTTGCCGATTTCGGCACTTTCAGCGCGATCGGTGACGACGAGCAGCCAATCGGCGTGCTCATTCCGCTCGATCGCACCGGCATCACCATCCTCGACGACTGGGACAGCATGGGCCAGCGCATGACGGCAAGCGGCGGCGTGTTACTCGAAAATGTCGAGGTGCTGCCGCATGAATTGACAACCCGCAAGCTCGGCAGCCAGATCGGCCGCCACAGCTCCGCCATGCGGCAGTTGCATCTCGCCGCCTCTGCCGCCGGTGCCGTTCAAGGCGCGCTGAATGACGGCGTGGAGTATGTTCTGCGCCAGGCGCGCACCACCCTTCACAGCAGCGCGGAAACCGCCAATCAGGACCCCTTCGTGCAGAAGATGCTCGGCGAAATCAGCGCCGGCGCTTTCGCCGTCAAAACCCTGATCCGCGAGGCCGCCCGGACGCTTGACCGCACTGCGGCTACCTTCGCCACCGGCGATGAAGAGGTGATCGAGGCAGCCCTGCTGGAAGGCTCGCTCGCCACCGCGCGAA
This is a stretch of genomic DNA from Agrobacterium fabrum str. C58. It encodes these proteins:
- a CDS encoding ABC transporter ATP-binding protein; protein product: MSKLIEVHDLSVSFGSAQPVKGVSFDVSPGEMLAIVGESGSGKSLTALGLIGLLPSHAKTGGRVQLEGRDLLPLSERQWRGIRGRDIGMIFQEPMTSLNPVLTVGEQIIEVLRIHEKIDRRQARKRAIELLDLVNIPDAARRVDDYPHQLSGGMRQRVMIAIGVACNPKLLIADEATTALDVTIQAQILQLLDNLRRDLNMAVILITHDLGIVAQWADRVMVMYAGRKVEEGLPEPVFSNPYHPYTRGLLAASPRAEDGQHYRDGPLIEIPGSIVSATGERGCAFRPRCPSARGFCGQFVPPLRPISEGRYAACPFVFPTSQEISDDALVSA
- a CDS encoding ABC transporter substrate-binding protein is translated as MTIFNQTTRRGFLLASVALGVVSLPGLKLNAAEPASGGTATLLISSEPPVLTTIAHTAYNSVYISPKVTEGLLTYDFDLNPKPLLAKSWDVSADGLRYTFNLRPGVKWHDGKPFTSADVAFSISTIKEVHPRGRNTFLNLTAVETPNELTAVLVLSKPAPYLITALAAAETPIVPKHLYEGTKVTENPVNLAPIGTGPFKFKEWVRGSHIVFERNADYWDAPRPYLDRLIVRFIPDASARAIAIETGEIDLAPSTPVAYSDLDRLKELPSLGFDTNGYQYTNSISRVEFNLEKDVFKDVRVRRAFAHVIDRNVIFNTVNFGYGATIAGPINPKLTKWFVNDLKTYPIDLKAAEALLDEAGYKRGADGIRFKLNLDYVPSTEAYPRGADYIRQALAKVGVDVTVRTQDFATYTKRIYTDRDFDFAYEGMSNLFDPTVGVQRLYWSKNFKKGVPFSNGAAYSNPKVDALLEAAAIEIDPDKRVAQWKEIQQILVEDVPAIDIVAAPEITIFNKRIADHTIGAEGVAGSLAFAHIAAS
- a CDS encoding ABC transporter substrate-binding protein; its protein translation is MSTTLSEIWYTRCPVPTPVGLAAQLGYLGQTFEEVGIALKSIIDSPDRSVRQSHFNHTLEWSFRHGGNVPPIRARSEGRNTRLVGITWTDEFQAIITLPESGIRSLADLVGRRFGVPRRPEGIVDFMRATALKGIVSALSLQGLGVEDVELTDIVIADSVLASQEGPSLFGLKRRQSFGEEIIALLRGEVDAIFVKGTAGIAAANLIGAVQVVEFGFHPDPKIRINSGSPRVLTVDGRLADERPDLVERLVGAIRKASLWAEQHPEETRRFIAREAGATEEQVLAANGPEVHRHLGLGLDAELVAAVGHYKDFLHQWGFLENDFDLAAWTDTRFVTASERAVA
- a CDS encoding ABC transporter ATP-binding protein — protein: MTLLSVHSLSTHYTGGRGTVRAVDDVSLDIEAGETVALVGESGCGKSSLGKSLMRLVEPSSGRITFKGADVTAMTSSQLRGIRRRIQMIFQDPFASLNPRQTVRTILTAPLKVHGIGDRARQREIVEAIVAQVGLPPDALDRYPHEFSGGQRQRIGIARALVLEPELVVCDEPVSALDLSIQAQILNLLVEMKKRLSLSYLFVSHDLSVVRYFSDRVLVMYLGKIVESAPTAELWASPKHPYTRALLAAVPDPARRKQAAPISGDLPSPHDPPAGCRFHTRCPLATDLCREKAPDYALFGKNHAVACHHAQ
- a CDS encoding ABC transporter permease, translated to MSNSKRILSQARRVAIQAVPTVLGIVILNFFLLQLAPGDAADVLAAEAGSATVETMAEMRSRFGLDLPIVHQLMNYLGNLAQFSLGFSPRYGMPVADLIGQRLPGTLALMGAALGIAIFVGVFLGSIMALFSGKLPDRIISIGSLIFYSVPGFWIGLMLILTFSVKLGWLPSGGDSTIGSSLTGFAAFLDRLRYIVLPALSLALYFLAIYARLTRAAMLEVKSQDYVRTARAKGVSPFRLITRHILRNALIPITTMAGMHIGGLLGGAVVVETVFSWPGLGRLAFEAVMARDFSVLLGILLLSSLVVIIVNAAVDLLQAWLDPRIGESR
- a CDS encoding acyl-CoA dehydrogenase family protein, with product MSTPKPQTTTTDHSGVPSRDEILARAKDIAVIAARDAALRERQRELPFDIFALIKEAKIGTLRVPEAKGGPGGSIADYIEVLMILGEADSNIPHALRSHFNFTENLALAPIELEDRRHLEQVLAGKLFAGASTEQGTKRPGEITTRLSADGDRYRLNGRKWYATGTAFADFGTFSAIGDDEQPIGVLIPLDRTGITILDDWDSMGQRMTASGGVLLENVEVLPHELTTRKLGSQIGRHSSAMRQLHLAASAAGAVQGALNDGVEYVLRQARTTLHSSAETANQDPFVQKMLGEISAGAFAVKTLIREAARTLDRTAATFATGDEEVIEAALLEGSLATARTQIIASQLSLTVATNLYELGGGSATSSERNFDRHWRNIRTVYNHNPLAHKARVIGDYYLNGTTTHLREGRVF
- a CDS encoding ABC transporter permease, with the protein product MNSSHTSAVLNTAELGAEETNPKPKKPEEKVWPYIHAPDALSARSVSVPRRGLRRELKIFLTNPNAIVGLLFLATVLIAALIAPLIYPGDPLEMVARPFLWPGQNAAYPLGTDSMGRDVLAGIVHGARISLTVGVVATLIGLTIGISIGAFAGYFGGVIDDILVKLIEIFQTLPNFVLLVVLVAIAQPSVTTVTSAIGIITWPLVARLTRAEFRAIREKDYVLAARSLGYGHARIVFQEILPNALPPIIVTSSVMVAGAILMEAALSFMGLGDPNRVSWGSMIGSGRDVIRTAWYLTALPGLAIVFTVISLNLISDGLNDALNPRFSEERR
- a CDS encoding aldo/keto reductase, with product MVDYRYLGRSALKVSPLSLGTMMFGGPTPDDVAYRIIDKAREQGINFIDTADVYHDGKSEEVVGRGIKASRDHWVLATKFVNSHTKGPNLGGHSRKWVIETVENSLRRLNTDYIDILYFHRAVFDAPLEEPVRAIADLIRAGKLRYFGVSNFRGWRIAEISHLADQLGIDRPVASQPLYNIVNRTAEAEQLPAANHYGLGVVSYSPLARGVLTGKYQPGEQPGADTRVGRGDKRVLETEWRPESVEIAQKVAAHAASKGVSAADFALAWVLNNKFVTAAITGPRTEEHWNSYVRALDVKIDAEDEALVDSLVTTGHPSTPGFNDPSHPVEGRVPRNVEPAPRPALKPRAVA